A genomic segment from Eremothecium gossypii ATCC 10895 chromosome III, complete sequence encodes:
- the CST26 gene encoding putative acyltransferase (Syntenic homolog of Saccharomyces cerevisiae YBR042C (CST26) and YDR018C), producing the protein MITMSAVAQQAHRTVLAALVTFVFIQGCVSLVIFQFSMKCMYRSNRIGLQSQLDRSKKSFILLLVTIMTIVAPSYVRVTTDNASVAKGTFWRDKGQGQLRSRLERNSVVISNHQIYTDWVFLWWLAYTSGLAGRVYIMLKKSLAAIPVLGYGMKNYGFIFMNRRWNLDRVHLGNSLQRLDRDGRGLGPLAGHAPSRVTAEGEEEYESQDGEASKQTWPYTLILFPEGTNMSSNTRERSNVYARKINVQPFENVLLPRSTGLRFALEKLAPSCDCVYDVTIGYSGVKKTTYAEQIYDLQSIFLRGQGPKLVDVHIRTFKLSEIPYKDEKAFEQWLYKVWGEKDKLLERYYQKGSFDLDPDLTHTVSGLCEIDTAEVFLVMIVPMLILAAASFLFTKYAVQYFGKYSMAAAIY; encoded by the coding sequence ATGATTACTATGAGTGCAGTAGCACAGCAGGCGCACCGCACGGTGCTCGCTGCGTTGGTCACGTTTGTTTTTATTCAGGGGTGCGTGTCGCTGGTGATATTCCAGTTTTCCATGAAGTGTATGTACCGGAGCAATCGGATCGGGCTCCAATCGCAGCTGGATCGGTCTAAAAAGAGCTTTATTTTGCTTCTGGTGACGATCATGACGATTGTTGCGCCGTCGTACGTACGGGTCACGACAGACAACGCGTCGGTCGCGAAGGGGACATTCTGGCGGGACAAGGGGCAGGGCCAGCTGCGGTCGCGGCTGGAGCGCAACTCGGTGGTGATCAGCAACCACCAGATATACACGGACTGGGTGTTCCTATGGTGGCTGGCTTACACGTCGGGGCTCGCGGGACGGGTGTACATCATGCTCAAGAAGTCGCTGGCGGCGATCCCGGTGCTTGGCTATGGGATGAAAAACTACGGCTTCATCTTCATGAACCGGAGGTGGAACCTGGACCGGGTGCACCTAGGCAActcgctgcagcgcctggACCGTGACGGGCGCGGGCTCGGGCCGCTGGCGGGGCACGCGCCGTCGCGCGTCACTGCCGAGGGAGAGGAGGAATACGAATCACAGGACGGCGAAGCGAGCAAACAGACGTGGCCGTACACGCTCATCTTGTTCCCGGAGGGCACGAACATGAGCTCGAACACGCGGGAGCGCAGCAATGTATACGCGAGAAAGATTAATGTACAGCCGTTCGAGAACGTGCTGCTACCGCGCAGCACGGGCCTGCGCTTCGCGCTGGAAAAGCTGGCGCCCAGCTGCGACTGTGTTTACGACGTAACGATCGGATACTCGGGGGTCAAGAAGACCACCTACGCGGAGCAGATTTACGACCTTCAGAGCATCTTCCTCCGGGGTCAAGGGCCAAAGCTTGTGGATGTGCACATCCGCACCTTCAAGCTGTCGGAGATCCCATACAAGGATGAAAAGGCCTTTGAACAGTGGCTCTACAAGGTTTGGGGGGAGAAGGATAAATTGCTAGAGCGCTACTACCAGAAGGGCAGCTTTGATCTGGACCCCGATTTGACCCATACTGTTTCAGGGCTGTGCGAAATTGACACCGCTGAGGTGTTCCTCGTCATGATAGTCCCGATGCTTATCCTCGCAGCGGCCTCCTTTCTGTTTACGAAGTACGCTGTACAATATTTTGGCAAGTATAGCATGGCTGCAGCAATATATTAG
- the QDR3 gene encoding Qdr3p (Syntenic homolog of Saccharomyces cerevisiae YBR043C (QDR3)) yields MSVSAQRAQEQNSMDIEQRSSQPSRSNSHAGSPGYEKVQPLYAAENGSTETAPTATGLFDSSHVVPVSQRRGLLSRLALVPEFRDARLYPPRVKKLILVIVAFACILGPMGTSIIYPAIGTIMQDFGTSRFLVSVSVGTYLAALGIFPIWWSSLADKNGRRTVYVLSFALLVVFSVGTAFSRNIETFIILRILCGAASASVQSVGAGTIADLYVPEERGRNLGYYYLGPLMAPLLSPIVSSLLVNRWSWRSTQWFMVILAALTFLLLVFALPETLRTQDNKELVARILRECRKQGSASAPATPADSALPPSLHSTHADLASLDSAAADLASQLTDTVALYDAQRNFVDLGAPSLSRIHSSNPRVEGRILQQDRERLRTGLERAISQQAPRPHQRLARELHFYLLRPLRSLYFLRYPPVLLAVLYNGACFAAVYVVNLTIEYCYSRDPYNMRPLYLGLLYIPNAATYIFSAIYGGRWVDALLRRYTRRHGVGVPEARLSWNVALAAALLPLSLLAIGWPLHCKAPWPVPLIGTAFFGLAAMLIIGAITAYLVDSLPARGATGVALNNLIRMLLAAVCVFVLDAMLHRMGPGWTMTLFAALLVCSGLPLYILKRKSSYWREHYDLQHLYDRVG; encoded by the coding sequence ATGTCAGTGTCGGCGCAACGCGCCCAAGAGCAGAATAGCATGGACATCGAACAGAGGTCATCGCAGCCGAGTCGAAGCAACAGCCATGCAGGATCGCCGGGGTACGAAAAAGTGCAGCCGCTGTATGCCGCAGAGAACGGTTCCACGGAGACTGCCCCGACAGCCACCGGGCTGTTTGATAGCTCGCACGTTGTACCGGTGTCGCAACGGCGCGGACTGCTGAGTAGGCTGGCGCTTGTGCCCGAATTCCGGGACGCACGTCTCTATCCCCCGCGGGTCAAAAAGCTGATCCTGGTCATCGTCGCCTTTGCATGTATTCTGGGTCCCATGGGGACCAGCATCATCTATCCTGCGATCGGGACTATCATGCAGGATTTTGGCACTTCGCGGTTTCTGGTCAGTGTGTCTGTAGGCACCTACCTCGCTGCGCTGGGCATCTTCCCCATCTGGTGGTCGTCGCTGGCGGACAAAAACGGCCGCCGAACAGTGTACGTGCTGTCGTtcgcgctgctggtggtgTTCAGCGTGGGCACGGCCTTCTCGCGCAACATCGAGACATTTATCATCCTGCGCATCCTGTGTGGCGCGGCCAGCGCCAGTGTCCAGAGTGTCGGCGCGGGCACGATTGCGGACCTGTACGTGCCCGAGGAGCGAGGGCGCAACCTGGGCTACTACTATCTGGGCCCGCTCATGGCGCCCCTGCTGTCGCCCATTGTGAGCTCGCTGCTGGTCAACCGCTGGTCCTGGCGCAGCACGCAATGGTTCATGGTGATCCTGGCGGCGCTGACGTTTTTGTTGCTGGTCTTCGCGCTGCCGGAGACACTGCGCACCCAGGATAATAAGGAGCTTGTAGCGCGCATTCTGCGCGAGTGCCGCAAGCAAGGGTCGGCTTCGGCACCGGCTACGCCGGCTGACAGCGCCTTACCGCCGTCGCTGCACTCCACGCACGCCGACCTCGCCAGTCTGGATAGCGCCGCGGCTGATCTTGCCTCGCAACTGACCGACACCGTCGCGCTCTACGACGCGCAGCGCAACTTCGTCGACCTCGGTGCCCCCTCACTCAGCCGCATCCACTCGTCGAACCCGCGCGTCGAGGGCCGCATCCTGCAGCAGGACCGCGAGCGCTTGCGCACCGGCCTCGAGCGCGCCATCTCGCAgcaggcgccgcgcccgcaTCAGCGTCTCGCCCGCGAGCTACACTTCTACCTGTTGCGCCCGCTGCGCTCGCTCTACTTTCTCCGCTACCCGCCCGTCCTGCTGGCCGTCTTGTACAACGGCGCCTGTTTTGCCGCCGTCTACGTCGTCAACCTGACCATCGAGTACTGCTACTCGCGCGACCCCTACAACATGCGCCCGCTCTACCTCGGCCTGTTGTACATCCCCAACGCGGCCACCTACATATTCAGCGCGATCTACGGCGGCCGATGGGTcgacgcgctgctgcgccgctACACGCGCCGCCACGGCGTTGGCGTGCCCGAGGCGCGCCTCTCTTGGAACGTCGCGCTGGCTGCAGCCCTCCTGCCGCTGTCGCTGCTGGCTATCGGCTGGCCGCTGCACTGCAAGGCCCCGTGGCCAGTCCCGCTCATTGGCACTGCTTTTTTCGGCTTAGCCGCCATGCTCATCATCGGCGCCATCACCGCCTACCTCGTCGACTCACTGCCTGCCCGTGGAGCCACCGGCGTCGCCCTCAACAACCTCATCCGCATGCTTCTGGCCGCGGTCTGCGTGTTTGTGTTGGACGCCATGCTCCACAGAATGGGTCCTGGGTGGACCATGACTCTGTTTGCGGCGCTACTCGTCTGCAGTGGACTGCCGCTGTACATACTGAAACGCAAGAGCAGCTACTGGCGAGAGCACTACGATCTCCAGCATCTCTACGATCGGGTGGGCTGA
- a CDS encoding ACL171Wp (NOHBY313; No homolog in Saccharomyces cerevisiae) encodes MRGIPGPISCCCPLPVELRGRSARLRKSACVRQFDPGGPAVLWHIAREAKSAATRQPALRCHGRLTVLLGKQKMKLAQVASWLALLGRLQACVGGAPPAARLPPDLAEAYQQYAPIFLAELRAMSASARAGAEGGAEFQLSDIAEFERNIPDGTPFYVGPPVVNELTTRALDALGASVGSWVPGKADCARFLRSILEDEPLVTLKISETNLFEGLNVTAGPTT; translated from the coding sequence ATGAGGGGAATCCCGGGCCCCATaagctgctgctgcccgcTTCCTGTGGAGCTCCGGGGACGAAGCGCGCGGCTGCGTAAAAGTGCCTGCGTCCGTCAATTTGATCCAGGCGGGCCTGCGGTTTTGTGGCACATTGCGCGGGAAGCTAAGAGCGCAGCCACCCGGCAGCCAGCGTTGAGATGCCACGGACGCCTCACTGTTCTACTCGGCAAGCAAAAGATGAAGTTAGCGCAAGTTGCATCGTGGCTTGCCCTGCTCGGGCGGCTTCAGGCCTGCGTcggcggcgcgccgccggcggcgcgcctgccgccAGACCTCGCCGAGGCTTACCAGCAGTATGCCCCGATCTTCCTCGCGGAACTACGCGCGATGTCAGCGTCGGCGCGTGCGGGGGCCGAGGGGGGCGCAGAATTCCAACTCAGCGACATCGCCGAGTTCGAGCGCAACATCCCAGATGGCACGCCGTTCTATGTGGGCCCGCCCGTGGTGAATGAATTGACGACGAGGGCGCTCGATGCGCTCGGCGCCAGTGTGGGCAGCTGGGTACCCGGCAAGGCCGACTGCGCGCGGTTTTTGCGCAGTATCCTAGAGGACGAGCCCTTGGTGACACTCAAGATTTCGGAGACAAACTTGTTTGAGGGCCTCAATGTGACCGCAGGGCCGACCACCTGA
- a CDS encoding ACL170Wp (NOHBY312; No homolog in Saccharomyces cerevisiae) has product MAPAEAPHVHAKRAAPHYCRWPPASRAGFCAQSSRLWCPDQLRRPHNSEKNLTECKCITEITRTQKHATLQDFPVLLLAHVQPRGRLHRRQGSLVSGSTGSLSHFAFSRSHMSQITKYIPKSTLFLCPFFLIASDFVLAMSGKGTRAGSSSTGIGSRPTRLQRLRQLVAHRDPARGPSGALTSIEEFTRR; this is encoded by the coding sequence ATGGCCCCAGCGGAGGCTCCACATGTGCATGCCAAGCGCGCGGCCCCCCACTATTGTAGGTGGCCTCCCGCATCCCGCGCCGGCTTTTGCGCGCAGAGCTCGCGACTGTGGTGCCCGGACCAGCTTCGTCGGCCCCATAATAGTGAAAAAAATCTCACGGAGTGCAAATGCATTACTGAGATCACCAGAACACAGAAGCACGCAACGCTACAGGACTTCCCTGTTCTTTTGCTTGCACACGTCCAGCCCAGAGGACGATTACACCGCCGTCAGGGTTCGCTAGTCTCCGGCAGCACAGGCTCCTTATCACATTTTGCATTTTCACGCTCGCACATGTCACAAATAACCAAATACATCCCCAAAAGCACGCTTTTTCTCTGCCCGTTCTTTCTCATCGCGTCAGACTTCGTACTCGCTATGAGCGGCAAGGGCACGCGCGCAGGGAGCTCATCTACAGGCATCGGGTCGCGGCCCACGCGtctgcagcggctgcggcagctCGTAGCGCATCGAGATCCGGCAAGAGGCCCGTCAGGTGCACTTACGAGCATCGAAGAGTTTACTAGGAGATGA
- a CDS encoding YciI family protein (NOHBY311; No homolog in Saccharomyces cerevisiae; Syntenic homolog of Kluyveromyces lactis KLLA0E02266g) — translation MVEWCAIIYDKPGVDRSVHRQEHLAEIPKLVEQGKLVQAGAIYKEVVDGRPSQFAGSQLTLVADSREEALAIIRDDPFAKHGVWDVENVVLYPFGCAVRKEKQ, via the coding sequence ATGGTGGAGTGGTGCGCGATTATATACGACAAGCCCGGCGTGGACCGGTCGGTGCACAGGCAGGAGCACCTGGCGGAGATCCCAAAGCTCGTGGAGCAGGGGAAGCTGGTGCAGGCGGGCGCGATCTACAAGGAGGTGGTGGACGGGCGGCCGTCACAGTTTGCCGGGTCGCAGCTGACGCTGGTCGCGGACTCCAGggaggaggcgctggcGATCATCCGCGATGACCCGTTCGCCAAGCATGGCGTGTGGGACGTGGAAAACGTCGTGCTCTACCCGTTTGGATGTGCAGTGCGCAAGGAGAAACAGTAA
- the PFY1 gene encoding profilin (Syntenic homolog of Saccharomyces cerevisiae YOR122C (PFY1); 1-intron) gives MSWQAYTDNLLATGKVDKATIYSRAGDTIWASSGGLALEPSEIKEISQGFDNAAGLQANGLHIQGQKFMLLRADERSIYGRHEAEGVVAVRTKQTILIAHYPAGVQAGEATKIVEQLADYLISVQY, from the exons ATGTCTTGGCAAG CCTACACTGACAACTTGTTAGCAACCGGGAAGGTCGACAAGGCCACCATCTACTCGAGAGCGGGTGACACAATTTGGGCAAGCTCCGGCGGGCTTGCCTTGGAACCCTCAGAGATCAAGGAGATATCCCAGGGCTTTGACAACGCAGCAGGGTTGCAGGCCAACGGGTTGCACATCCAGGGCCAGAAGTTCATGCTTTTGCGCGCAGACGAGCGCTCGATCTACGGGCGCCATGAGGCGGAGGGCGTCGTTGCCGTGCGCACCAAGCAGACCATCCTCATCGCGCACTACCCCGCGGGCGTGCAGGCTGGTGAGGCCACCAAGATCGTGGAGCAGTTGGCCGACTACTTGATCAGTGTCCAGTACTAA
- the LEO1 gene encoding Paf1-complex subunit LEO1 (Syntenic homolog of Saccharomyces cerevisiae YOR123C (LEO1)) — MAEEQRDALTESAELSEQKLEDGFTSDQGGSSANENDLFGEDSDVSGSDDADEADDGASEDSGSRRSRGTGHGLGAEDNEEQEMYNRKFYGDDLQQASDLSDEDEAREIKEADLELVKHVVPYYTTSHSKEETIYYTKVPQFLTIDPVPFDPPSFQGQIEKRMARFSSKEDQLGDSLIDENTIRWRYSRGSDQRVFKESNAQVIEWSDGTLSLKLGDEYTDILTNEIENTYLTVSHEQQEIMQCVEGGTISNSMLFIPTSTNSKIHKRLTKAIARREAREHSGPSTYIVRKDPELEKRELQKKHDQVLRERRKRQLKEQLDRDNLEGGLAQGSFEFKKAAGRAAPYSRSMEDEYDDEDGFIDDDDDLEALSDNDDAADSLPGSPTASQDEEDDLNAARLQQLKREGAAKYAAAPPAPRADEEVALKRRKVAVLDSDDE; from the coding sequence ATGGCTGAGGAACAGAGAGATGCGCTCACAGAGAGTGCCGAGCTGAGTGAGCAAAAACTGGAGGATGGCTTCACCTCAGACCAAGGCGGAAGCAGCGCGAACGAGAACGACTTGTTTGGAGAGGACTCGGATGTCTCGGGCAGCGACGACGCCGATGAAGCCGACGATGGGGCAAGCGAGGACAGCGGGAGCAGGCGGTCGCGGGGAACAGGGCATGGACTGGGCGCGGAGGACAACGAAGAACAGGAAATGTACAACCGGAAGTTCTACGGCGATGACCTGCAGCAGGCCTCAGATCTATCGGATGAGGACGAGGCGCGGGAGATAAAGGAGGCGGACCTGGAGCTGGTGAAGCACGTTGTGCCCTACTATACAACAAGCCACTCGAAGGAAGAGACTATATACTACACCAAAGTGCCGCAGTTTCTAACGATCGATCCCGTGCCCTTCGACCCGCCCAGCTTTCAGGGGCAGATAGAAAAGCGGATGGCCCGCTTTTCGTCGAAAGAGGACCAGCTGGGAGACAGCCTGATCGACGAGAACACGATCAGATGGCGCTATTCCCGCGGCAGTGACCAGCGCGTTTTCAAGGAATCCAACGCGCAAGTCATTGAGTGGTCCGATGGCACGCTGTCGCTCAAACTGGGCGACGAGTACACAGACATTCTGACCAACGAGATCGAGAACACGTATCTCACGGTCTCgcacgagcagcaggaAATCATGCAGTGCGTCGAAGGCGGCACCATCTCGAACTCCATGCTCTTCATACCCACCTCTACAAACTCCAAGATACACAAGCGTCTGACAAAGGCCATCGCCAGGCGAGAGGCGCGCGAGCATTCCGGGCCCTCCACGTATATTGTCCGCAAGGACCCCGAGCTAGAAAAGAGAGAACTACAAAAGAAGCATGACCAGGTACTGCGAGAGCGCAGAAAACGACAGCTCaaggagcagctggaccGCGACAATCTGGAGGGAGGCCTCGCGCAGGGCTCCTTCGAGTTCAAGAAGGCTGCTGGGCGCGCCGCCCCATACTCCCGCTCCATGGAAGACGAGTACGATGACGAAGACGGCTTTATcgatgacgacgacgacctCGAAGCGCTGTCGGATAACGACGACGCCGCTGACAGTCTGCCGGGCAGCCCGACTGCCTCGCAGGATGAGGAGGATGACCTAAACGCCGCGCgtctgcagcagctgaaACGCGAGGGCGCAGCCAAGTACGCTGCTGCCCCGCCGGCCCCGCGCGCAGATGAAGAGGTCGCTCTCAAGCGTCGCAAGGTGGCTGTTCTCGACTCAGACGACGAGTAG
- the CTS2 gene encoding putative chitinase (Syntenic homolog of Saccharomyces cerevisiae YDR371W (CTS2)) yields the protein MRRFPTPVYTIWILILVAAIVLEMTFLPKLIKEKLSRRIRPKPLEVHEETRPVPDAPYPDGEYTVGVYYSSWSPYKPRLHYPRNIDFQRVTHVYYAFFVVDEKTGKIGSLDKWSDTKMPMNLTGMPRGLNGAIGELNYLKTRPGTDFKLMMAVGGWSNREPFHKIVRDEEKFNNFIDSAIDAMFEYGFDGIDLDWEFPKDDGYEPQMYLEMCSRLRHKMDELEDNIWGPGGTTEPRFHLSMAAPAFPQTLGIFPVEEMNKYLSMWNMMTYDYHGAWSERTGYHSNLYNATNSPYKSHLDKRRYEDMGIDNFDELNAHDAILMMTEQFKVSPRKIALGMAAYGRGFTNVRGDGEQLIGQKYSGVGGGSEGEPGMWLYNQLPLAHGPEKFDNVWVSAYSYDPNTKTLVVYDNVDSMKIKKEYVKDKKLAGAFLWESCGDNFKDKDRNLVEAFTENMKGARKATAYKDSKLIQYYLRTRPEGFLVPMYRHTSG from the coding sequence ATGAGGCGGTTCCCTACTCCAGTGTATACCATCTGGATTCTAATACTTGTGGCAGCCATTGTTTTAGAAATGACGTTCCTTCCTAAGTTGATCAAGGAGAAACTAAGCAGACGGATACGCCCTAAACCGCTAGAGGTACACGAGGAGACCAGGCCAGTGCCCGACGCGCCGTACCCTGATGGGGAATACACTGTTGGTGTATACTACTCGAGCTGGTCGCCCTATAAGCCACGGCTCCACTATCCCCGCAATATTGACTTCCAGCGGGTGACTCACGTCTACTATGCGTTTTTTGTTGTTGACGAGAAAACTGGAAAAATTGGGTCCTTGGACAAATGGTCGGATACAAAGATGCCGATGAACCTAACTGGGATGCCGCGCGGCCTTAATGGGGCAATAGGCGAGCTTAATTACCTCAAGACGCGGCCAGGGACCGATTTCAAGCTCATGATGGCCGTTGGCGGCTGGTCCAATCGGGAGCCGTTCCATAAAATTGTGCGTGACGAGGAGAAGTTTAACAACTTCATCGACTCGGCGATCGACGCAATGTTTGAGTACGGCTTCGATGGGATAGATCTTGACTGGGAGTTCCCTAAGGATGATGGCTACGAACCCCAGATGTATCTAGAAATGTGTAGCCGCTTGCGACACAAGATGGACGAATTGGAAGACAATATCTGGGGCCCCGGCGGGACTACAGAACCGCGCTTCCACTTAAGCATGGCAGCACCGGCCTTTCCTCAGACACTTGGCATTTTCCCGGTTGAGGAGATGAACAAGTATCTCAGCATGTGGAATATGATGACATACGACTACCACGGTGCATGGTCAGAGCGAACAGGCTACCATAGCAACTTGTACAATGCTACGAATTCGCCGTACAAATCGCACCTAGATAAGCGTCGGTATGAAGATATGGGTATTGACAACTTTGATGAGTTGAATGCACATGATGCGATACTCATGATGACCGAACAATTTAAGGTCAGCCCAAGAAAAATTGCACTCGGCATGGCAGCGTATGGCCGTGGCTTCACCAACGTTCGGGGCGATGGTGAACAACTAATTGGCCAGAAATATTCTGGTGTAGGCGGAGGATCAGAAGGGGAACCGGGTATGTGGCTATACAACCAATTGCCGCTAGCTCACGGCCCAGAGAAGTTTGACAATGTTTGGGTCTCTGCATATAGCTACGATCCTAATACTAAAACTCTTGTCGTCTACGACAATGTGGATTCAATGAAAATAAAGAAGGAATACGTGAAAGATAAGAAGCTTGCTGGGGCGTTCTTGTGGGAGTCCTGTGGAGACAACTTCAAGGATAAAGATAGGAACCTTGTGGAGGCTTTTACCGAAAATATGAAAGGTGCGCGGAAGGCAACCGCGTACAAGGATTCCAAACTTATACAATACTACTTGAGGACCAGGCCAGAAGGCTTTTTGGTTCCTATGTATAGGCACACGAGTGGTTGA
- the VPS74 gene encoding Vps74p (Syntenic homolog of Saccharomyces cerevisiae YDR372C (VPS74)): protein MSLQRRRVNKTAGNETVGGASLNRSDEEEGMTHKVAYDPEEQKLRENTREPTLTLMEEVLLMGLKDKEGYLSFLNENISYALRGCILIELALRGRIQVVDDAMRRRFDPSERLIEVVDGSKTGEALLDEALTLMKGSEPLTIVNWMDLLSGETWNFLKINYQLRQVRERLAKGLVDKGVLRTEMKNFFLFDMPTHPVADTSCKESIKRRILSVLVPRNVELQYTELFPETVAFKYLRTIALICSAHGANVLEKVLSTLDYEKRDRGFSRAEELLVQFSQYPFALDKDIETGISVNLNRLVQEELDRNPGTALNLEVVAGVLKVYSRMDDLL, encoded by the coding sequence ATGTCATTGCAGAGACGGCGTGTCAACAAGACGGCAGGCAATGAAACAGTTGGAGGGGCGTCGCTGAACCGCTCGGATGAGGAAGAGGGAATGACACACAAGGTGGCATATGACCCGGAGGAGCAGAAGCTGCGCGAAAACACACGGGAGCCGACGTTGACGTTGATGGAGGAGGTGCTACTGATGGGGCTGAAGGACAAAGAGGGATACCTGTCCTTTCTGAACGAAAATATCTCATACGCACTACGTGGCTGCATCCTGATCGAATTGGCGCTGCGCGGACGGATACAGGTGGTGGACGACGCAATGCGGCGGCGATTCGACCCGTCAGAGCGGCTGATCGAGGTGGTGGACGGCAGCAAGACCGgcgaggcgctgctggacgaggCACTGACCCTGATGAAGGGGAGCGAGCCGCTCACCATTGTGAACTGGATGGATCTTTTGAGTGGCGAGACGTGGAATTTCTTGAAGATTAACTACCAATTGAGACAGGTGCGGGAGCGCCTCGCCAAGGGGCTCGTAGACAAGGGTGTGTTACGCACAGAAATGAAGaacttctttctgtttgaTATGCCTACACATCCTGTCGCGGACACCAGCTGCAAGGAGTCGATCAAGAGGCGCATTCTGTCGGTGCTGGTTCCCCGCAATGTTGAATTGCAGTACACAGAACTGTTCCCCGAGACCGTGGCGTTCAAATACTTGCGGACAATAGCGTTAATATGCAGTGCGCATGGAGCTAATGTATTGGAAAAAGTTCTGTCGACCCTAGACTATGAGAAAAGAGACAGGGGCTTTTCCCGTGCGGAAGAATTACTTGTCCAGTTTTCTCAGTACCCATTCGCATTAGATAAGGATATAGAGACTGGTATCTCAGTGAATTTGAATCGACTGGTACAAGAGGAGCTTGACAGAAATCCAGGCACAGCCCTAAACTTAGAGGTAGTTGCAGGTGTGTTGAAGGTTTACTCTAGAATGGATGACTTACTATAA